A region from the Lentimonas sp. CC4 genome encodes:
- a CDS encoding cold-shock protein, translating to METGIVKWFSSEKGYGFITPDSGATDLFVHHSEIQMDGYASLDEGQKVTFEVGSGQKGPCATNVTSA from the coding sequence ATGGAAACAGGAATAGTAAAATGGTTCAGCTCGGAAAAAGGTTATGGTTTCATCACTCCAGATAGTGGTGCTACAGACCTTTTCGTTCATCACTCAGAAATTCAGATGGATGGCTATGCCTCCCTTGATGAAGGTCAGAAAGTAACATTCGAAGTTGGCTCGGGACAAAAAGGCCCCTGCGCAACAAATGTAACCTCTGCATAA
- the creC gene encoding two-component system sensor histidine kinase CreC, with amino-acid sequence MSLTVRILLSLGLMALAGFACLLNPMLDRVERQYLEATEEPMVDVAEILAALLSNQPTHDLAAPEAWQLGMSSVKTRPLHAQIYNLMKEKVLMDFYITDTEGTIVYDSGELAAVGDDFSIYRDVRLTLKGEYGARSSRTDEEDPTSSVMYVGAPIMHGEEIIGVLSVYKPQRSMLLFIIETKRRLVFFGVMAMLLVLTLGWFLSRWVTHPLRRLTAYAAAVSKGERPEAPKMPGYNLRILGETTEAMREALENRKYVESYVQSLTHEMKSPVAGIRGAAELLYEDLTPEKRDLFLGNIQSESIRLQTLVDQLLALSSLENRKTLGAPVLVSLSAMVRRVVNHCESNTLQKQIVFEVVDCEADTVWGEEFLLETAISNLLQNAIDFSPAGGRIVLRISSTEEEVQLLIEDSGAGIPEFALDQIFDRFYSLPRPGSERKSSGLGLCFVREAVALHRGKLTISNRATGSGVSAELVFPLGVAH; translated from the coding sequence GTGAGTTTAACGGTTCGGATCTTGTTAAGTCTCGGGCTGATGGCATTGGCTGGTTTTGCATGTTTGCTCAATCCAATGCTGGATCGAGTCGAGCGGCAATATCTGGAAGCAACGGAAGAGCCGATGGTCGATGTGGCTGAAATTTTGGCCGCGTTGCTTTCGAATCAACCCACGCATGACCTCGCTGCGCCTGAGGCATGGCAGTTGGGCATGTCCTCAGTTAAGACTCGGCCGTTGCATGCGCAGATCTATAATCTGATGAAAGAGAAGGTCCTGATGGACTTTTACATCACCGATACCGAGGGCACGATTGTGTATGACTCCGGCGAATTAGCAGCGGTGGGCGATGATTTTAGTATTTATCGTGATGTGCGTCTCACGTTGAAGGGCGAATATGGCGCACGCTCGTCGCGGACGGATGAGGAAGATCCGACTTCGTCTGTTATGTATGTCGGCGCGCCGATCATGCATGGTGAGGAGATTATAGGAGTGCTGTCCGTCTATAAACCGCAACGCAGTATGTTGCTCTTTATTATCGAGACTAAGCGTCGCTTGGTATTTTTCGGAGTGATGGCGATGCTTTTGGTGCTCACTCTCGGGTGGTTTCTTTCGCGTTGGGTGACGCATCCGCTACGCCGCTTGACTGCCTATGCTGCGGCGGTGTCGAAGGGCGAGCGTCCCGAAGCACCGAAAATGCCTGGTTATAACTTGCGTATTCTGGGCGAAACGACCGAGGCAATGCGCGAAGCGCTGGAGAATCGTAAGTATGTGGAGTCGTATGTGCAGTCGTTAACGCACGAGATGAAGTCGCCCGTGGCGGGAATTCGCGGTGCAGCCGAGTTGCTATACGAGGATTTAACCCCTGAGAAACGTGATTTGTTTCTCGGCAATATCCAATCGGAGTCGATTCGTTTACAGACTTTGGTGGATCAGTTGCTGGCATTGTCCTCGCTTGAAAATCGAAAAACACTGGGCGCGCCGGTGTTGGTGTCGCTCAGTGCGATGGTGCGACGTGTCGTCAATCATTGCGAATCCAATACCTTGCAGAAGCAGATTGTCTTCGAAGTCGTTGACTGTGAGGCGGACACCGTGTGGGGGGAAGAGTTTCTGTTAGAAACCGCGATTAGCAATTTGCTGCAAAATGCGATCGATTTTTCACCGGCAGGTGGACGGATTGTCCTGCGTATTAGTTCTACGGAAGAAGAGGTGCAATTATTGATCGAGGATTCTGGTGCAGGAATACCAGAATTCGCGTTGGATCAAATCTTTGATCGGTTTTATTCACTGCCGCGCCCAGGTTCCGAGCGTAAGAGCTCTGGTCTCGGGCTTTGTTTTGTTCGCGAGGCGGTGGCGCTGCATCGTGGTAAATTGACGATTTCGAATCGTGCTACGGGCAGCGGTGTCAGTGCAGAGCTAGTATTCCCACTGGGAGTTGCGCACTAG
- the creB gene encoding two-component system response regulator CreB, with the protein MDDIRRQSLPTEGDQSKSRVLVVEDEPSIRDTIVYALESEGIDVDWTASGAEALTQIESVDYQLIVLDVGLPDMSGFDVCRTLREKNPVPVIFLTARASEIDRVVGLEIGADDYVTKPFSPRELSARVRANIRRTSLNTTATPFPAKVTEAKVATSGLPFEIDHDRWVIHYYGHALVLSRYEFRLLAVLVEKPGRVYSRAQLMDAAWEEPDASMERTVDTHIKSLRAKLKAQRADIDPIQTHRGLGYSMKEHW; encoded by the coding sequence ATGGATGATATAAGGCGTCAGTCGTTACCAACTGAAGGTGATCAATCGAAGTCGCGAGTGCTCGTTGTCGAGGATGAGCCTTCGATTCGAGATACGATTGTCTATGCGCTGGAGTCGGAGGGGATTGATGTGGATTGGACCGCGTCGGGTGCAGAGGCTTTAACGCAGATCGAATCAGTCGATTATCAGTTGATCGTGCTCGATGTCGGACTGCCTGATATGAGTGGCTTTGATGTGTGTCGCACGCTGCGAGAGAAAAATCCTGTTCCGGTTATTTTCTTAACGGCGCGTGCTTCTGAGATAGATCGAGTCGTGGGCTTAGAGATCGGAGCAGACGATTATGTGACAAAGCCGTTTAGCCCGCGTGAGTTATCAGCGCGGGTGCGTGCTAATATTCGTCGGACGAGTTTAAATACAACGGCGACTCCATTTCCTGCGAAAGTGACTGAGGCTAAAGTCGCGACGTCGGGCTTACCCTTTGAAATCGATCACGATCGTTGGGTGATTCATTACTATGGGCACGCCTTGGTGCTGTCTCGTTACGAGTTTCGGTTACTTGCGGTGTTGGTCGAAAAGCCCGGGCGCGTGTATTCGCGAGCGCAATTGATGGATGCCGCGTGGGAAGAGCCCGATGCGTCGATGGAGCGCACCGTCGATACGCATATTAAGAGTTTGCGCGCGAAGTTAAAAGCGCAGCGTGCGGATATAGATCCGATTCAAACGCATCGCGGGCTCGGGTATTCAATGAAGGAGCATTGGTGA